The segment ATTTCAGATGGAAAAATTTCTGCAAAATTTAAATTATAAATTTCTTTTTCATCTGTTTCCAGCATTTCACATAGCCTGTGATTAAAGGAATGTATTGTGCATGATTTATCTATAACCAGTATACCCATCCCAACACTGTTAAAAATTGCAGAAATCTCTTCTTTCGCGGTGATAAGCTCTTCATTTGTTTCGTTCAGATGTTCAAGAATCTGATCAAAAGACTCGGCTATTATTCCTATAGGATCAATGGATAAAATGGACTCTAAATCAAGCTCGTCAGGATTGAGTGGTTTCGTCCCCAATACTTTCAGAAGATGGTTTATTTTTTCCTTAAGATAATTATAAAGTTTCTCCTTATCAGAGACGGCACCGTTTTCCATCAATTTTCCTTACAATTCAAAATATAAAATCAAATTTATTTATATATTTTAATCTTATAAAAACCATGTGATTTTTCAACATCAAATCTGTAACCCATTCTCGTTGCCGACTCCGGAATCGTGTTGATAGCATCTCTGTTATCAACTTTAAATTCCAGAATTAACCCGTCTTTTAACTGTGCTTTTTTTTCATTCACTTTTTTTAAAGCAGTTAAGAGTGTTGAGGGGCATATCTGCCCCCTCAAATCAAAAATTTCATTTCCGTGATCCATCACTCACCCCACAATCAATTTTTCAAGAAATTTACTCCCTATCCAGACTCCGGGCAGAAGCCCGCCCAAAAATAAATATGCACCCAGATCCAGCAGTGGAAGCTGACCAAAAAGATACCACACATTACACCCTCCTGCCAGCCTGGAGGAAAAACCCATCAAAAAACCCCCCGTTACAGCAATAAAAAACTGCTTTAAAGGGATATTAAAATTTATGCTAAACTCTCTTAGATTAATTGCTGAGAAAAACGAACCCGCAAGTATCCCGATAATTACCGGAAGCTGTATAAGGTATATACCATCAAAACGGTATCCGAGTTTGCCTGAAATATCAGTATCTGTAAAAGAGTTGTGATAGTCCAGAACTGTATTGCGAAAATAGGAGATACTTTCATAGTAGTCATTTGAAATCAAATGAGCAATAAAAGCACTGAATTTTGTGTATGTAGAAGTAATGCCCAAAGGCATTTTGGTTATAAGAAATACACCCGTAAGACAGAAGGATAATATTACAGAAGCATAAAACGGTTGTAAATACCGGGTTACATGAGACTTCAAAAACAGTCTGTTTTTATTTTTTAAAAGGAAAAATAACACTGCAAAAACCAAAAGATAAAATATTAAAAAGTAAAACATCGAAATATCTATAAGACTGTATAAGCTTACAAAATTTGATGTGATGTCAAGTCTGCCAGCAATATTTGAAATCTCCGGATATATAACAGCATAAACAAAGGAACCGCAAAGAATACCTATAAATGCGAAAAAGCTGGACACATTGCCGGAACCTATCTTATACAGTGTTCCAATAACGCACCCGCCGGCCAGCACCATTCCTGCGCCGAAGATAACACCGCCTATAAACTGTCTGCCACTCACAACACCTGCCCATGGGTGTGATATATCTATTAAACCGGTAAAGAACAGAAGCAGATACAACGCTGCGCTCATTAAAAGAAGAAAGAAGAGAGAAAAAACCGTATCAAAACGGTTGAACATAAAAATATCCCTGAGCATGCTTGCTACACAAAAGTCACTGCGGTGCATAACAAAGCCGGCAATTATACCTATAATAAGCAGTAAAATAAAAATCGAGGACATGTTCCACCTGATTTACAAAAAATAAATATTCTTAAATCATAACGTATATTTTATTAATTGTCATATTAATTTTTGCAAAAAACTTTTTATTTTTCTACAAATCATGTACAATATAAACTAATTATCCGTAAAATTGGGAGGTAATCATGAAATGCAATATGAGTGAATACCTGAACCTGAAGACTGAACCGGTTGCAACAATCTGGAAAGACGAAGCCCCTGAAGAAAAAATCCAGTTCCAGAAAGGAAAGCGGGGGTGCATTATCTCCCTTATGACTGCAGCCGCTAAAGGAAAAACTGCTGTTGTGGACTCTGAAACTTTCGGCTGCCCGGGTGGAGGTGTCGGATTGGGCTTCGGAAATCAATATGAAAATTTTCCCGGCGGTACGGACTGTTTTGCAAGATTTCTGTCAAACGGTAACAAAGGATATCCAAAAGGTGAAGCAGTGGCAGAGCAGATGAAAGGGAAAGCACCTGAACATTTTATACATGAATTCCTCCACGGGGAACGCTATGCAAAAGACCCTGAAATAGTTGAAGATTTCATCGATGAGCTGGGTTTCATGGATATTCCGGCTAAATATACAATATTCAAACCTCTCAGTAAAACAGAAGAAGATGAGAAGCCTGTAAGCATAACAATATTCTGTAACGCTAACCAGCTTTCAGCTCTGATAGTTTTATGCAACTATTTCAGAAAAGGGATAAACAATGTGGAAGCTCCGTTCGGTGCCGGCTGCCAATCTGCGGGAATTTTAACCTATCAGCAGTTAAACACCGAGAATCCCAAAGGTGTTATAGGCTTAATAGATATCACAGCCAGAAATGCTGCCAAAAACAGCTTTGGTGACAATATTATGAGTTTCAGCATGACTTATGACCTTTTCAAAAAGATGGATACTGAAGTTACAGAAAGCTTCCTGAGCACTGAAAACTGGGAAAACCTCATAAATTAATCAATGAGAGGTATTTGATTTGAAAATATTATATTTTAAAATATTTTCAGGTTGTTTAAAAATAACAAATCTATATAATTTGTATTACATATTAAATTAAGGAGGTTGCAGGATATGCCGAACAAGAAGTTACTGGAAGCTTTAAAATTGGGTTATGAAGCAGAAAAAGAAGGATTAAGAAGTTATCTCAAATTTGCCAAGGAGACAAAAGTTATCTCCGGCAAGAACATGTTTGTTCAGCTGGCATCAGATGAGGTTGACCATCTGGAGCTGATAGAAAGAATGATTTCCTCTTTGTCAGAAGGGACAACTGTAGAAAAAGTAGAGGTACCAAAGGGGAGACTTTCCAACTTTATGCCGGATCAGAAAGATGTAAGTCTTCAGCCTGTTGAAAAAGGGGAAATCGGAGATGAGGAAGCACTGAAAATAGCCCTGTCCCATGAAAAGAAGGCTATTGATTTCTATAAGGCAGAAGCTCAAAAGGACTACAGCAAAGAGGTTAAGGAATTCTTTACCAAACTTGCAGGCGTTGAAGAAAAGCACTATCAGATCATTGAAGCCGAGTTGGATTTTATGCATCAGGACGGCTTTTGGTTTGATACAATGGAGTTTTCTTTAGAAAAATAGTATAAAAAAGCCAGAGAAGGTTAAGCCTTTTCTGGTTTTTCACATTTTTCAAATATACTGTTCCAGAAAGCCAAATCATTATCCAGGCGCATAGATACAGCTGTATAAAAAGTCTTATTTTTTAACTCATCTGATAACTTCACATAATCCTTTTCAGTTGTTATTAGATAGTCTGCTCCGGATTTTTTCAACCTGTCCGTAAGCCATGTAAAATCCTTCCGCTTATAACTATGATGATCCGAGAAAGATCTGGATGAAATAATCGGGATATTTTTCCCAGCAAGCATGTTGAAAAAATTTTTATTGGTAGCAATCCCGGAGAATGCATAAAACTTGTAATTCTGCACAACATCTAAGGGAAACTTTTCACCTTTAAAATAAAAATCGTCAATTAACATATGGGAGAAAAAAACAGGCTTTGACTTAATATACCTTTTCACCTTATCGGGAATATTATAATCTTTTGCCCTTGTAAATACAATAATATCCGCCCTCTGAAGATTTCGTGGCATCTCCCTGAGATACCCGAAAGGAAAAACAAGACCCGTGGAAACAGGGTTTGAATGGTCCAAAAGTACAATATCAATATCTCTGTGAATTTTTCTGTGCTGAAAAGCATCATCCAGAACAACAAAATCGGGGGAGAAACGCTCCACGGCAAGCTTAAGACTCTTCACCCTGTCTTTACCTGTAATAACAGGTACATTCTGAAGCCTTTGAGCTATAAGGAAGGGTTCATCAGCACATAGTTCTTTATCAACAAGAAATTTCCTTCCGTCGTAAATAATATTTGTTCCTAATCCGATTTTCCCCTTATGCCCTCTCGATAATACACAGACACGAAATCCCCTGTTAAGAAGTTCCGTGCACAAATAGATAACAAACGGGGTTTTTCCGGTGCCCCCCAAGCTGATGTTGCCGACTGAGATTATACGGCACATATCAGTAGTTGAAAATCTCCGTACCCATAGGTACTTCTTTATCAAAGACGCCTGCCGGTATATCCACATTCAGGCGTACATTTTCAAATGTAACTTCCGTGTGATTACCCTTTTTATCCACGCTGTATATTTTTTCCAGGTACTTTTCACCAAAAGTCATCGTAAGGTATTTTAACCCCATATCTGATTTTGGAGTTAACCTGAATTTATCTTCAGCTATTTTTTCTATACTGAAGGAATCCTTAACTTTACTTATATCCACCAACAGCTGGAAAACAATGTTGTTTCCGCTGCTTGATGTAACCTTCTGTCTGATAAGCTGATCTGTGGAACTGTCATAGTATTCCATCGTGTCTCTGGTAAACAGATAATATTGCTCATAAGGTTTGTTATAATCCCACAAAACTTTCTCGTTATTAATAAGATAAATTTCTCCTTCGTAAATATCCTCACCAAAGCCTTTTATCTCTGTTTTCTGGGTAAATTGAGCATGCATCGTATTAATATTTTCAAACCTGTTGATAAGGTTATCAAGACTCGCCGCAAACAGTAAATTGGGTATCAAAAAAGCAGTAATTAACAAAATATTAAATAACCTATTAAACACTTGATCCTCCGTCATTATATCACTAAGATAGTTTTATACTAAAATTCATACGGTGTAAAGTAATGAAAATCCTTCTTGTGGATGATGAAAAACATTTTAAAAATATATTTTCCATACTTTCCAGGAAGTACAAATTCCAGTTCGAATGTGCCGAAAATATTAAAGAAGCAATAAGTTTAATCAATGAAAACAACTTTGATCTGGTGGTAATCGATTACTCCCTTCCTGACGGCAAAGGAACAGAATTAAATCGTTTCATCAAGCTGAACCGCCCAGGTTTAAAAACCGCATTAAGCACCGGCTATACAGACATGGTTGAAAATACTGCTAACGGAGATTTTGATTATTATATCAGAAAAGACAGGATAGTCCTTTTCATGGAAAAACATTTAAATGACTAATGCTGGCCGCTGAAAAGCACTTCTTTTCCTTCCTGAAACAATACGGACTGTATTTTTTTCAGAAGCGGGTCAAGACTGGTTTTCTTTATTGCTGAAACAAGAACGGCTTCAGTATATTCCCTCTCAATCTCAAAAATTTCATCTTCGCTCAGTTTATCAATTTTGTTGAAAACAAGTATTTTTCTTTTCTCATTTAAACCTAGCTCATTTAAAATTTCCAACACAGACTGAATATGCTGCTTATAATGATAACTTGAGGCATCCACAACTTCCAGCAGCAGATCGGAATCATCCAACTCCTCCAGTGTTGATTTAAATGCCCCTTTGAGACCGGAGGGCAGATCTCTTATAAAACCCACCGTATCGGTTATAATAACATCCCGTTCTCTTGGAAACCTGATACGTTTGGAGCTGGTGTCAAGTGTCGCAAACATAAGATTGTCCGAATATGTGTCACACTTGGTAAGAGCATTGAGCAGAGTGGATTTCCCGGCATTTGTATATCCAATAATCGACACAATGGGTAAATTATTTTTCAGCCTTTTACCTTTTTGAACATTTCTGTTTTTTTCTATATTTTTCAGTTTCTTGTTTAAAAAAGCTATTCTATCGTTAATTCTACGACGATCCACTTCAAGTTTTGTTTCACCGGGGCCTCTGCCACCTATCCCCCCTGTGAGTCTGGAAAGGGAATCGTCCCTTGCGCTGAGTTTCGGAAGAATATGTTTCAACTGGGCAAGCTCAACCCTCAGCTTACCTTCATTTGACTTTGCACGTGCGGCAAAAATATCCAGAATCAGCTGCGTTCTGTCTATCACTTTGAGCTCAGTAAAATTTGCAACGGCCTTTGATTGAGCCGGTGAAAGCTGATTATCGAAAATCAGATAATCCACACCGCTGGAAAGAGCTTTGATGACAATCTCCTTTAACTTACCGGAACCCACAATATATTTTGGATTAGGCTTGTTTTTAATCTGATAGAAGGTATCCATGACCTCAATTTTTGCACTGGCAGCGAGTTCTCTCAATTCTGCCATGGATTCTCCGGCTTCATATTTATTACTATAGACACCTATGAGTATTGCACTTTCATATAATTTTGTTTCATGGAGCTGCTTTGTTTTACTTTCAACCTCTTCTTCCAGGGATTTAATAAAACTTGAATAATCCAGCTTCTGGTCGTAGGGGTCTTTATCGGTAAAAACCTCATAGGGTTTATCAGCATCCGGCGGCATAATGTGTGCTGAATGCATTTGAAGGGGATTACCGTTTTCATCCATAGTAACAGCAGATACGGAGTCGAGCCGTAAAAGAACAAGATCGGTAAAATCATCATCTGTCAGTTCTTCATTGTATAAATGTGTGTGTACCAGCCTTAAGCCGCGCAATTTACCAGGCACAAGCGCAAATCTGTGCAGTTTTGGTATAAGAACTTCTTTATTTGTGCCAACAAGTACATATTGAATGGTATTGTTCCTGTCGATCAACAGACCGATCTGTTGACCTGTCTCATAAGAAAGGGAAGTAATGTTTTTTATAAGATCATTGGAAATGATCGCTGTTGATTTACTTTTTCTCTTATCCAGTCTCTCAAATCGCTTTAAAAACTTCGCCTTCAGATTTTCAGTGTAGCCGTATAGTATGTTTTACCTCCGGTTTTTGCTATTTATTTCCTAAACAAAATATTACCTGCTTACTAAAAATCAACAATTATAAATCAATACTTGTATTTGACATATATCGTTTCACTGTGCTCTTCAAGCCAGTTTTCATAAACGTTTTGCAGCTTTTTTTCCCTTATTTTTGAAACGATCTCCTCTCTTGTCTTATTATCAACATCATATTTACTGGAAAACGACTCCACCTTAAATAACTGAATACTGTTATCATTATTGACGCGGAAAACATCTCCGGCTTTTGCATTTTCCAGTTTCTTCTGAATAACTTCAGCAATCTGATCCGGACTTACAAAACCGATATATCCCCCGGATTTTGCAGAAGCAGCTTTTGAAAACTTAATCGCCGTATCCGAAAAGGAATGACTTTCCAAATAATCTTTCATCTTTTTAAATTCATCTTTGTTTTTAACTTCAATCATTCTCAGTTCATACTTGTCTGACAAATCCATTTCAGGGTGCTCATCTATATAATCCCTTATATCTTCGTTAGTAACAACAACCATTGGAGCAATAATCCTGCTCATTATTCTGGATTTCAATATATCCATTTTAATCTGCCACTTATATTTGGCAAGAGTTAGCCCCCGCTCTTTAAGTGCCGATTTCAGCTGCATCATACTGACATTATTTTTGGTTAAAACATCCTGTAAAGCGGCGTTGGTTTCTGCCTCTGTAACTTCCACCCCTTCTCTTTTTGCTGCAATTTCAATCTTGTACTGTTTCACAAGAAAATCGAGTACATTATCATAGTACTCCTGAAGTATTTTATCCTTCTTTTCTTCATTTTCAATAGAATAAATCTGCTTAACCCTTTCCGGGTTAAATGATTCCACCTCATACTTGGTAATCACTTCGTCGCCGACAACCGCCAGTATCTTATCAATTATCTGAGCGTTCAGGGGGTTTTGGACTAAGAACAAAGCTAACATTGTCACTAATAGTAATTTTCGCATTTGACCGTAACTCCTTCGTTAAATTATCCAATAACTCATCTTGTTTTTTGATAAACAATTCCGAGTAAAGTTTACTTTTGATTTCTTTAAAATCAGGTCGGATATTTCTTTTTATATCCACCAGTTTAAAAATATGATAGCCGTAATCAGATTTTATCACACTGCTTACACTGCCTATCCGCATTTCTTTGACCTGCTGGAATGGCGCGGGGTAATTGCTTATATCGACATAACCCATATCACCGCCCTCCTCCTTCAGAGTGCCCACAGAAAATTTCTTTACCACATCGCTGAATGCATGCCTTTGCCTCATAAGCTGTCTGGCTTTTCCGGCACTCTCGGCATTATCAGCTACCAGATGGTATATATGGTATAAAGTCACACCTTTATATCTTTTTACAAATTCATCGTAATAATTTTTCAAATCTTTTTCTTCCAGTTTAATATTTTTAAGCTTCTCAGCTAAAAATTTTTGTATTATCAGCTGCTCCTTTATAACATTACTCAGTCTTCTGATATCAAGAACAGGTTTATTGGTATATGTACTGAGATTTTCTTTACCGAAAGCGGATTTAAAGTTATCCAAGACCCTTTTAACTTTAGCATCGTCCACAGTTATACCACTGTTTTCCGCCTTTTTCAAAAGAAGCTTATGATCAATAAAATTTTCAATAATCTCTTTTTTAACTTCCGGGTTGTTTTTATTTTCCTCATTCATTTCAGAGAGAGTATAGTAAGCGTAGTTTATTATATCTTCAACATAATAAGCATTGTTGTTAATTTTGAGTACGGGCTGCTTTTTTTGAGTAACCTGAGATTTCTCCTCTGCAGGTGTTTTCTTGGAATCATCTGTAACATTTTCTTTCTGCTGTCCGCATCCAATTATAAGAAAAAAACACAATACAATTACTTTAAACATTCACCAACCCCACCATCAATCAATACTATTATGCATATGATTTCTCAAGTGAAAATATCTCCGCCAGACTTTCAAAAAAAGCAATGGAAGTTTCAAGGATATCGTTCTCTTTGCTCACAATGCTGATTTCATACTCAGAACTGAAATTTGCTTTCAGCTGCAGTTCACTGATTAAATTTAGAATAATAGCCGGATCAAGGGTTACATTTTTGTCGAAAGAGATTTTCATTTTACTGCTGAATATGGTTAATTTAATTACTCCGCATCCCGAAGCCAGGTTCTTTATATAAAAGATTTTCAAAAGGTTTTTTACCGGTTCCGGAATATCACCGTAAATCGTTTGGAACTCCTCCATATAATTATCAACATCATCTTTCTCAGCTATTCCAGATATTCTGTTATAATAATTCATTCTTGTTTCCGGATTGGGAACATATTCAGCCGGAATATAGTATGAAACATTCGATTGTATCTCCACTTCATTTTTAATTCCGCCTTTACCCTGAAGTTCCTTTACTGCATCGTGAACCATCTGAAGGTATAATTCATATCCTATATTTGTCACAAATCCGGACTGTTCAGCACCAAGCAGATCTCCGGCACCTCTCAGCTGCAAATCGTAGGAGGCAATTTTAAAACCGCTCCCTAGATCAGACAGCTGCTGTATAATCTGCAGCCGTTTTTTTGCAATCTGATTCAACGCTTCAAGATTATCCACCACGAGATAACAGTAAGCCCTTTTGTCTGACCTTCCAACCCTGCCCTTCAGCTGATAAAGCTGTGCAAGCCCGAAATTACCAGCAGAATTAACAATAATTGTATTGGCATTAGCTATGTCAACTCCGTTTTCTATAATGGTAGTACATACAAGCACGTCAGTTTCCCCTTCATAAAACTTTATCAGGGCTTTTTCCAGCTGGATGGAGCTCATCTGACCGTGGGCAATATCCACCCGGGCATACGGTGCCATCGATTGCACCCAGGAAGCCGTATTGACAATATCCTTAACATTGTTATGGAGAAAATAAACCTGCCCGCCCCTTTTCATTTCATTTTCTATTAATTTTCCGATATTCCCATCCTGCCTTACTATTTTTGTAATAATCGGCAGTCTGTCAGCCGGCGGAGTTTCTATAACACTGATATCTCTTATCCCCGAAATGGAGAGCTGAAGTGTTCTCGGAATAGGCGTGGCTGTTAGTGTCAAAACATCGATATTACTTCTCATATCGCTGATTTTCTCTTTATGAGCCACACCGAACCGCTGCTCCTCGTCTATAACAAGAAGTCCCAAATCGTTAAAATGAACATCTGTGGAAAGAAGGCGGTGTGTTCCTATCAGTATGTCCACCTCACCATCTGCAACCTTTTTTAATGTCTTTTTAATTTCTTTTGGGGTCTTCAACCTGCTTATATAATCAATCTTAACGGGGAGATCGTTGAATCTCTGCCTGAAAGATTCAAAATGCTGCCTTGTCAGAACTGTTGTCGGAGCCAGAACAGCCACTTGTTTACCGGCGGCAACAGCCTTACCGGCAGCCCTGACCGCTACTTCCGTTTTTCCAAAACCAACATCACCGCAAACCAAACGCTCCATAGGATAATCAGCTTCCATGTCTCTGTAAACATCCAGTATAGCTGAAAGCTGGTCCTCCGTTTCCTCAAATAAGAAACTGTTTTCAAGCTCCCTGACCAAAAAGCCGTCATTTTGAAAGGAAAAACCGTTTAAGGCTTTTCTTTCAGCATAAAGCTTCAACAAATCCATTGCCAGCTTTTTAGCACTTTTCTTAGCCTGGTTCTTTAACTTACTCCATTTTGAGCTTTGAAGACTGCTTATACGGGGAGATGATTCACCTGAGCCCACATATTTTTGGATAAGGTTAATAGATTCCAGCGGAACATATAATATTTCACCTTTATCATACTCAAGTTCCAGAAAATCGGATTCAATGCCTCCTATAGATTTGTGAACAAGCCCTTTAAAAATTCCGATACCGTAATCCACATGCACGATATAATCGCCTGCAGAAAGATCGGAAAGTGAAGTTTTAAAAACCTCTTTGTTTCTGCTTTTTTTCCTTTTTTTGGAAAAACCGAAGATATCCTCATCTGAAAAAAGTGCTGTTCGTGTCTTCTGGTCTGTAAAACCACCGCTTACTGTATCTCTGTAAACATAAAAAGAAGGTATTTCCGCCTCATCTAAATGTGAAATTTCCGTTATGCCTACACTGTAGTCTTCACAGAACTGTTTTAGCAGACTGTAAAATTTGCTGCTCCCAATTGCAGCAATAACGATATACTTTTCATTTAACAGACTTTTCAACGTATGTATAAACTTATCCAGCGATTCGTAAACATTTTTGGAAACACCCAGTTTAAGCCTTGGGCTTCCATAATCCGGTCTTGTAAGATCTTCAGAAGTATCAAGCTCTACAAGATGAACAAAAGAGTTCTCATCAATATCATTTAAAACATTTTTGGAGACAAAATTGGATAAAACAAGTTCTTCTTCCCGGGATTCAGACTTTTCCGAAATCCAGTCGTAAAAAACACTTATATAACTCTTCCCGCTTTCCGATAGAAAATAAAGCTTAACATCCTGCCGGGTATAATCGAAAAAGCTGTCCATCTTGTCATAAACAAGAGGTGCAAACCAGTGAAAGCCTGCAAACTTACCGAAAAGTTCGGCCTCCTCAAGTTCCCGCCGTCCTTTTAGTGCTCTTTTAAATTCTTCCGTTTCAAAAATACCTTCTGTTGCAGGCATTAGTTTTATCTTTTCCAGGTTTTCAACTTTTCGTTGGGTATCAGGTTTATAAAGGTAAATCTGCTCAACATCGTCATCAAAAAATTCAATCCTCACCGGCAGATCATACCCCGGCGGCAGCAGGTCGAAGATATCTCCTCTGAAAGCATACTCACCGATACCGTCAACAATTTCAACATTAACAAATCCTAAAATGTCCAGGTAATATATAAATTCTTCTCTTGTAATTTCCGTGCCTATTTCAATATCTAAAATGGAAGAAAGAAATACGTCTTTTGGCGGAAGTTTTTTTAACAGACCATACAATGTTGTAATAACAAGAGAAGTCTCATTATTTAAAACCGCATTAAGGG is part of the Flexistipes sp. genome and harbors:
- the mfd gene encoding transcription-repair coupling factor, with amino-acid sequence MKGYTHLWGASKLHFLKENLVDDNSLNIIIVDDPAAYEKIVNEANFFLPHLNPVSLPPYFQEPFELARVLPEIFTKRANALNAVLNNETSLVITTLYGLLKKLPPKDVFLSSILDIEIGTEITREEFIYYLDILGFVNVEIVDGIGEYAFRGDIFDLLPPGYDLPVRIEFFDDDVEQIYLYKPDTQRKVENLEKIKLMPATEGIFETEEFKRALKGRRELEEAELFGKFAGFHWFAPLVYDKMDSFFDYTRQDVKLYFLSESGKSYISVFYDWISEKSESREEELVLSNFVSKNVLNDIDENSFVHLVELDTSEDLTRPDYGSPRLKLGVSKNVYESLDKFIHTLKSLLNEKYIVIAAIGSSKFYSLLKQFCEDYSVGITEISHLDEAEIPSFYVYRDTVSGGFTDQKTRTALFSDEDIFGFSKKRKKSRNKEVFKTSLSDLSAGDYIVHVDYGIGIFKGLVHKSIGGIESDFLELEYDKGEILYVPLESINLIQKYVGSGESSPRISSLQSSKWSKLKNQAKKSAKKLAMDLLKLYAERKALNGFSFQNDGFLVRELENSFLFEETEDQLSAILDVYRDMEADYPMERLVCGDVGFGKTEVAVRAAGKAVAAGKQVAVLAPTTVLTRQHFESFRQRFNDLPVKIDYISRLKTPKEIKKTLKKVADGEVDILIGTHRLLSTDVHFNDLGLLVIDEEQRFGVAHKEKISDMRSNIDVLTLTATPIPRTLQLSISGIRDISVIETPPADRLPIITKIVRQDGNIGKLIENEMKRGGQVYFLHNNVKDIVNTASWVQSMAPYARVDIAHGQMSSIQLEKALIKFYEGETDVLVCTTIIENGVDIANANTIIVNSAGNFGLAQLYQLKGRVGRSDKRAYCYLVVDNLEALNQIAKKRLQIIQQLSDLGSGFKIASYDLQLRGAGDLLGAEQSGFVTNIGYELYLQMVHDAVKELQGKGGIKNEVEIQSNVSYYIPAEYVPNPETRMNYYNRISGIAEKDDVDNYMEEFQTIYGDIPEPVKNLLKIFYIKNLASGCGVIKLTIFSSKMKISFDKNVTLDPAIILNLISELQLKANFSSEYEISIVSKENDILETSIAFFESLAEIFSLEKSYA